From one Anopheles bellator chromosome 1, idAnoBellAS_SP24_06.2, whole genome shotgun sequence genomic stretch:
- the LOC131216456 gene encoding uncharacterized protein LOC131216456 → MESKQCLLLATVMVILAVCGTGSVNGAALGRAPRQLSSLLTLSGESNARIENGTIICDTLKCPPESFKCVIVKNSTKDDVNKIQVTRECLDPAGKATAKTLTTETSSFPGQQFESYAEIDKNGNIASFDNRGNTYNHSGSGDIHSYLYEQIEDLHKAILDQLSNAGNPFTAT, encoded by the exons ATGGAATCAAAACAGTgtttgctgctggcgacggTTATGGTGATCCTTGCGGTCTGTGGAACCGGTTCCGTAAACGGTGCCGCGCTCGGTCGGGCTCCGCGACAACTGAGTAGTCTTCTGACACTGAGCGGTGAATCGAACGCTAGAATAGAAAATG GCACCATCATCTGTGACACGCTTAAGTGCCCGCCGGAGTCGTTCAAGTGTGTGATCGTCAAGAACTCGACCAAGGACGACGTGAACAAGATCCAAGTGACACGCGAATGCCTGGATCCGGCCGGTAaggcgacggcgaagacgcTTACCACCGAAACGTCCAGCTTCCCGGGTCAGCAGTTCGAGAGCTACGCCGAAATCGATAAGAATGGCAACATTGCATCGTTCGACAACCGCGGCAACACGTACAATCACTCGGGCAGTGGTGACATTCACTCCTATCTCTACGAGCAGATAGAGGACCTCCACAAAGCAATACTTGATCAGCTGAGCAACGCTGGAAATCCGTTCACGGCTACGTAA